A genomic stretch from Bradyrhizobium sp. 195 includes:
- the bluB gene encoding 5,6-dimethylbenzimidazole synthase yields MVEFDDTFRQHLRELFVWRRDVRRFRAEALPDGAIDRLIETACLSPSVGLSQPWRFVVVDDAACRRAVAEDFKACNADALGSYAGERAARYATLKLSGLEQAPGHLAVFADKASDIGHGLGRATMPETTEYSVVAAITAMWLAARAESIGLGWVSILNPDRIHAILDVPLSWKFIAYLCIGYPEIECDRPELEQAKWEHRRGAAEFTLKR; encoded by the coding sequence ATGGTCGAGTTCGACGACACCTTCCGCCAGCATTTGCGCGAGCTGTTCGTGTGGCGGCGCGACGTGCGCCGCTTCCGAGCCGAAGCGCTGCCGGATGGCGCCATCGACCGCCTGATCGAGACCGCTTGCCTGTCGCCCTCGGTCGGCCTCAGCCAGCCCTGGCGCTTCGTCGTCGTCGACGATGCCGCATGCCGCCGCGCCGTGGCCGAGGACTTCAAGGCGTGCAACGCCGACGCTTTGGGTTCTTATGCCGGCGAACGCGCGGCGCGCTACGCCACACTGAAGCTGTCGGGCCTCGAGCAAGCTCCCGGCCACCTCGCCGTGTTCGCCGACAAGGCCAGCGACATCGGTCACGGCCTCGGCCGCGCGACCATGCCGGAGACCACGGAATATTCCGTGGTCGCCGCGATCACCGCGATGTGGCTCGCCGCGCGCGCTGAGAGCATCGGCCTCGGCTGGGTGTCGATCCTGAACCCGGATCGTATCCACGCGATTCTCGATGTGCCTCTTAGCTGGAAGTTCATCGCCTATCTCTGCATCGGCTATCCGGAAATCGAATGCGACCGGCCCGAGCTGGAGCAGGCCAAATGGGAACACCGGCGCGGGGCGGCGGAGTTCACGTTGAAGCGCTGA